From Lonchura striata isolate bLonStr1 chromosome 3, bLonStr1.mat, whole genome shotgun sequence, one genomic window encodes:
- the GNMT gene encoding glycine N-methyltransferase isoform X2, which translates to MVDSVYRTRSLGVAAEGLPDQYADGQAARVWQLYIGDTRSRTAEYRSWLLALLRQHRCRSVLDVACGTGVDSIMLLEEGFQVTSVDASDKMLKYALKERWERRKEEPFDRWVIEEANWLTLEKDLEKPGDGFDAVICLGNSFAHLPDFKGDQSDHKLALRNIASMVRPGGVLVIDHRNYDHILATGCAPPGKNIYYKSDLTKDITTSVLLVNNKAHMVTLDYTVQVPPTEVGADPELSKFRLSYYPHRLEAFTALLKGAFQGKCQHSVLGDFQPYTPGQAHVPCYFIHVVKKTG; encoded by the exons ATGGTGGACAGCGTGTACCGGACGCGGTCGCTGGGAGTGGCGGCGGAGGGGCTGCCGGACCAGTACGCGGACGGGCAGGCGGCCCGCGTGTGGCAGCTGTACATCGGGGACACGCGGAGCCGCACGGCCGAGTACCGTAGCTGGCTCCTGGCGCTGCTCCGCCAGCACCGCTGCCGCTCCGTCCTGGACGTGGCCTGCGGCACCGG ggtggaCTCCATCATGCTGCTCGAGGAGGGCTTCCAGGTGACCAGCGTCGATGCCAGCGACAAGATGCTCAAGTACGCGCTGAAGGAGCGCTGGGAGCGGCGCAAGGAGGAGCCCTTCGACCGATGGG TCATCGAGGAGGCCAACTGGCTCACGCTGGAGAAGGACCTGGAGAAGCCAGGGGATGGGTTTGATGCAGTCATCTGCCTCGGGAACTCTTTTGCACACCTGCCTGATTTCAAAG GGGACCAGAGTGACCACAAGTTGGCTCTGAGAAACATCGCCAGCATGGTGCGGCCCGGGGGTGTCTTGGTCATTGACCACCGCAACTACGATCACATCCTGGCCACGGGCTGCGCACCACCCGGCAAGAACATCTACTACAAG AGTGACTTGACCAAGGACATCACCACCTCAGTGCTACTGGTGAACAACAAGGCACACATGGTGACCCTGGACTACACAGTGCAGGTCCCCCCCACTGAGGTGGGGGCAGACCCGGAGCTGAG CAAGTTTCGGCTCTCGTACTACCCACACCGGCTGGAGGCcttcacagctctgctgaaaggTGCCTTCCAGGGAAAGTGCCAGCACAGCGTCCTGGGCGACTTCCAGCCCTACACACCGGGACAGGCCCACGTGCCCTGCTACTTCATCCATGTCGTGAAGAAGACAGGCTGA
- the PEX6 gene encoding peroxisome biogenesis factor 6, whose amino-acid sequence MAVAVLRPLDAPPAELSPATALLLAPAGLCAALRGRGGALVLAVRPAGRGGAQPVLLSAVALEAGGRRGAELWLRGALLRRLGLAAGRRVTVWPVRRPPALAWVLLGAAGRAGRLAGGAVLARRGEALPGPGPGPGPLVLEARPALQGLLGTGTRTALAPPPAPPGSARGRPPPAAAPPLVSRFAAAAAGPRLRAVPGGAGGGGAEVWVSRRGLLALGLFQGEWVRVGAEGAAREHLAALLARPPPWEYPRAARRGLADGTALLAPALAFNLGCDPAAPAQLRLQRYERTGAADGKGSRSVLSVPPFAKELQLEIVCSPAYSTRGSYDCVLYRHFETPRLVQEGDILCVPTFGNAEFIELNADKFLRWPELYFKVKKVIGMVEDEQSEGYLVDTQNTSVYLVGSTNSTVPSAPAYNSNEFWSSLSPAGLSDVVKQLCDALRPHLNRRASALSGVGSVLLSGPSGSGKLLAVRAVCSCLNLHLFKVDCVSLCSDTSAATEEKVQVAFNQAQQYQPCVLLLKDIEVLGRDRDGLGEDARVIATLRQLLLDTDPALSYPVLVIGTTCKPQNVPTDVQTAFLHEVKIEAPSEEQRRLMLSMLTASLPLGKEVSLSKLARRTAGFVLGDFCALLSHSSRAACTRIQALSFPGGLSEEVERDFCTAGFPVLEEDFSAALDQLHDAHSQAVGAPKIPSVSWQDVGGLQEVKKEILDTIQLPLEHPELLSLGLCRSGLLLYGPPGTGKTLLAKAVATTCTMTFLSVKGPELINMYVGQSEENVRSVFARARAAAPCIIFFDELDSLAPSRGRSGDSGGVMDRVVSQLLAELDGLHSTREVFVIGATNRPDLLDPALLRPGRFDKLVYVGISEDRESQLQVLSAVTRKFKLDPSVNLTTILEKCPAQLTGADIYALCSDAMMCAVKRKVEWIEEGLDTEKSALILTMEDFLQAAAKLQPSVSEQELLRYRLIQQKFAAS is encoded by the exons ATGGCGGTGGCCGTGCTGCGGCCGCTGGACGCGCCGCCGGCCGAGCTGTCGCCGGCCACGGCGCTGCTGCTGGCGCCGGCGGGGCTGTGCGCGGCGctgcgcgggcggggcggcgcgcTGGTGCTGGCGGTGCggccggcggggcgcggcggggcgcaGCCGGTGCTGCTGAGCGCGGTGGCGCTGgaggcgggcgggcggcgcggcgcggagcTGTGGCTGCGCGGGGCGCTGCTGCGGCGGCTGGGGCTGGCGGCCGGCCGGAGGGTGACCGTGTGGCCCGTGCGGCGCCCGCCGGCGCTcgcctgggtgctgctgggggcggcggggcgggcggggaggctGGCGGGAGGCGCGGTGCTGGCGCGGCGGGGCGaggcgctgccggggccgggccccgggccgggcccgctggTGCTGGAGGCGCGCCCGGCGCTCCAGGGGTTGCTGGGCACCGGGACGCGCACCGCCCtcgcgccgccgcccgccccgccgggctccgcccgcggccgcccgccgcccgccgccgcgccgcccctcGTCTCCCGcttcgccgccgccgccgccgggccgcgGCTGCGGGCGgtgcccggcggggcgggcggcggcggggcggaggTGTGGGTGAGCCGGCGCGGGCTGCTGGCGCTGGGGCTGTTCCAGGGCGAGTGGGTGCGGGTGGGCGCGGAGGGGGCGGCCCGCGAGCACCTGGCGGCGCTGCTGGCGCGGCCGCCGCCCTGGGAGTACCCGCGGGCCGCCCGGCGCGGCCTGGCCGACGGCACCGCGCTGCTGGCCCCGGCCCTGGCCTTCAACCTGGGCTGCgaccccgccgcccccgcgcaGCTCCGCCTGCAG AGGTACGAAAGGACCGGCGCCGCGGATGGGAAGGGCAGCCGGTCCGTGCTGTCTGTGCCCCCGTTCgccaaggagctgcagctggagatcGTCTGCTCGCCGGCCTACAGCACCCGGGGAAGCTACGACTGCGTGCTCTACAGGCACTTCGAGACGCCGCG GCTGGTCCAGGAGGGAGACATCCTGTGTGTTCCAACATTTGGAAATGCTGAGTTTATAGAACTAAATGCAGACAAGTTCCTAAG gtGGCCAGAGCTTTATTTCAAGGTGAAGAAGGTCATAGGCATGGTGGAAGACGAGCAGTCCGAGGGTTACCTGGTGGACACCCAGAATACGTCTGTCTATCTG GTGGGTTCAACAAATAGCACTGTGCCATCTGCCCCAGCCTATAACAGCAATGAGTTCTGGAGCAGTTTGTCTCCTGCGGGACTTTCTGATGTCGTGAAACAGCTCTGCGATGCTCTTCGGCCTCACCTGAACCGTCG GGCCAGTGCACTGAGCGGCGTGGGCAGCGTTCTCCTCTCGGGGCCGAGCGGCAGCGGGAAGCTGCTGGCTGTCAGAGCTGTGTGTAGCTGCCTCAACCTCCACCTCTTCAAG GTCGATTGCGTCAGTTTGTGCAGTGACACCAGTGCAGCCACAGAGGAGAAAGTACAGGTGGCCTTCAACCAGGCCCAGCAGTACCagccctgtgtgctgctgctgaaagaCATCGAGGTGCTTGGCAGAGACCGAGATGGGCTCGGGGAGGACGCCAGGGTCATTGCTACTCTGAGGCAACTGCTCCTGGACACAGACCCAGCACTGAG CTACCCTGTCCTGGTGATTGGCACAACCTGCAAGCCCCAGAATGTTCCCACAGATGTGCAGACTGCTTTCCTTCATGAGGTGAAGATTGAAGCCCCTTCAGAGGAGCAGAGGAGGTTGATGCTGAGCATGCTGACTGCCAGCCTGCCTCTGGGCAAAGAAGTGAGCCTGTCCAAGCTGGCCCGCAGGACTGCT GGATTTGTGCTGGGAGACTTCTGTGCCTTGTTgtcccacagcagccgggctgCTTGCACCCGCATCCAGGCCTTGAG TTTTCCAGGCGGACTGAGTGAAGAAGTGGAGAGGGATTTTTGCACTGCAGGGTTCCCGGTGCTTGAGGAGGATTTTAGTGCTGCACTGGACCAGCTGCATGACGCTCACTCACAGGCAGTGGGAGCCCCAAAG ATCCCCTCAGTGTCCTGGCAGGATGTTGGTGGGCTGCAGGAGGTGAAGAAGGAGATCCTGGACACTATCCAGTTGCCCTtggagcacccagagctgctgtcgTTGGGTCTGTGCCGCTCTGGTCTGCTGCTGTATGGGCCACCAGGGACAGGAAAGACCTTGCTGGCAAAAGCTGTGGCAACCACATGCACCATGACATTCCTTAG cgtGAAAGGGCCAGAGCTCATCAACATGTACGTTGGGCAGAGCGAGGAGAATGTGCGCAGTG TGTTtgccagagccagggcagctgctccctgcattATCTTCTTTGATGAACTGGATTCCCTGGCCCCCAGTCGTGGGCGAAGTGGAGATTCAGGGGGTGTCATGGACAG AGTTGTCTCACAGCTCCTTGCAGAGCTTGATGGCCTTCATTCCACCAGAGAGGTGTTTGTCATTGGAGCTACGAACAGGCCTGACCTCTTGGACCCAGCTCTTCTACGGCCAGGCAG GTTTGACAAGCTGGTCTACGTGGGCATCAGTGAGGACCGGGAGTCGCAGCTGCAGGTGCTGAGCGCCGTCACCAGGAA GTTTAAACTGGATCCTTCTGTGAATCTTACCACCATCCTAGAAAAATGCCCAGCTCAGCTGACAGGAGCAGACATCTACGCCCTGTGTTCAGATGCCATGATGTGTGCTGTCAAACGCAAGGTGGAGTGGATTGAGGAAG GACTAGATACCGAGAAGTCTGCTCTGATCCTGACCATGGAAGACTttctgcaggctgctgccaaGTTGCAGCCATCAGTGtctgagcaggagctgctcaggtaCAGACTTATCCAGCAGAAGTTTGCGGCCTCCTAa
- the GNMT gene encoding glycine N-methyltransferase isoform X1, whose amino-acid sequence MVDSVYRTRSLGVAAEGLPDQYADGQAARVWQLYIGDTRSRTAEYRSWLLALLRQHRCRSVLDVACGTGVDSIMLLEEGFQVTSVDASDKMLKYALKERWERRKEEPFDRWVIEEANWLTLEKDLEKPGDGFDAVICLGNSFAHLPDFKGDQSDHKLALRNIASMVRPGGVLVIDHRNYDHILATGCAPPGKNIYYKSDLTKDITTSVLLVNNKAHMVTLDYTVQVPPTEVGADPELSTASLQQVSALVLPTPAGGLHSSAERCLPGKVPAQRPGRLPALHTGTGPRALLLHPCREEDRLRGLQRWDCGG is encoded by the exons ATGGTGGACAGCGTGTACCGGACGCGGTCGCTGGGAGTGGCGGCGGAGGGGCTGCCGGACCAGTACGCGGACGGGCAGGCGGCCCGCGTGTGGCAGCTGTACATCGGGGACACGCGGAGCCGCACGGCCGAGTACCGTAGCTGGCTCCTGGCGCTGCTCCGCCAGCACCGCTGCCGCTCCGTCCTGGACGTGGCCTGCGGCACCGG ggtggaCTCCATCATGCTGCTCGAGGAGGGCTTCCAGGTGACCAGCGTCGATGCCAGCGACAAGATGCTCAAGTACGCGCTGAAGGAGCGCTGGGAGCGGCGCAAGGAGGAGCCCTTCGACCGATGGG TCATCGAGGAGGCCAACTGGCTCACGCTGGAGAAGGACCTGGAGAAGCCAGGGGATGGGTTTGATGCAGTCATCTGCCTCGGGAACTCTTTTGCACACCTGCCTGATTTCAAAG GGGACCAGAGTGACCACAAGTTGGCTCTGAGAAACATCGCCAGCATGGTGCGGCCCGGGGGTGTCTTGGTCATTGACCACCGCAACTACGATCACATCCTGGCCACGGGCTGCGCACCACCCGGCAAGAACATCTACTACAAG AGTGACTTGACCAAGGACATCACCACCTCAGTGCTACTGGTGAACAACAAGGCACACATGGTGACCCTGGACTACACAGTGCAGGTCCCCCCCACTGAGGTGGGGGCAGACCCGGAGCTGAG CACTGCCTCCTTGCAGCAAGTTTCGGCTCTCGTACTACCCACACCGGCTGGAGGCcttcacagctctgctgaaaggTGCCTTCCAGGGAAAGTGCCAGCACAGCGTCCTGGGCGACTTCCAGCCCTACACACCGGGACAGGCCCACGTGCCCTGCTACTTCATCCATGTCGTGAAGAAGACAGGCTGAGGGGCCTACAGAGATGGGACTGTGGTGGCTGA